A single window of Anaerocolumna chitinilytica DNA harbors:
- a CDS encoding L7Ae/L30e/S12e/Gadd45 family ribosomal protein: MEKKVFSYIGLAAKAGKLVSGEFMTEKAVKEGKAKLVVVSEEASDNTKKMFTNMCTYYKVPIYFFGDKTKLGHAIGKEFRASLVLLDKGLADEVEKQLNMLMIDAGDESIQS, translated from the coding sequence ATTGAAAAAAAAGTATTTTCTTATATTGGCTTAGCAGCTAAGGCGGGAAAACTGGTAAGCGGTGAATTCATGACGGAAAAGGCCGTAAAAGAAGGGAAAGCGAAGCTGGTTGTAGTTTCCGAGGAAGCATCGGATAATACGAAAAAGATGTTTACCAATATGTGTACTTACTATAAAGTGCCGATTTACTTTTTTGGCGATAAGACAAAACTCGGTCATGCTATTGGAAAAGAATTCAGGGCTTCCCTGGTTCTCTTAGACAAAGGTCTGGCTGATGAGGTAGAAAAGCAACTGAACATGTTAATGATTGACGCGGGCGATGAAAGCATCCAGTCATGA
- the rnpM gene encoding RNase P modulator RnpM yields the protein MAAVKKIPQRQCIGCGEMKNKKEMIRVIKTPEDIILLDTTGKKNGRGAYLCKSEECFLKAVKSKGLERSLKVNIPAEVYEELKKELNGLGI from the coding sequence ATGGCAGCAGTTAAGAAAATTCCTCAGAGACAGTGTATCGGCTGTGGGGAAATGAAGAATAAAAAAGAAATGATCCGTGTGATCAAAACACCGGAGGATATTATATTGCTTGATACTACAGGTAAAAAGAACGGCAGAGGCGCATATCTGTGCAAATCGGAAGAGTGTTTTTTGAAAGCAGTTAAGAGCAAAGGCCTGGAAAGGTCCTTGAAAGTAAATATTCCTGCTGAGGTGTATGAGGAATTGAAGAAGGAGCTGAATGGACTTGGCATATGA
- the nusA gene encoding transcription termination factor NusA: protein MNGNKELIDALNQIEREKDISKDILLEAMENSLVAACKNHFGKADNIKVNINRESGAVNVYAEREIVETVTDPVTQISVVEARLKFPRNDIGDIVSVEVTPKNFGRIAAQKAKQVVVQKIREEERKVLYNQYYSKEKDVVTGIVQRYVGNNVSINLGKVDAVLAENEQVKGEHFRPTDRIKLYVLEVKDTTKGPKITVSRTHPELVKRLFESEVAEVKDGTVEIKSISRESGSRTKIAVYSNNPDVDPVGACVGINGARVNAIVNELRGEKIDIINWSEDPAILIENALSPAKVVAVSVDVAEKSARVIVPDYQLSLAIGKEGQNARLAARLTGFKIDIKSETQADEIGW, encoded by the coding sequence ATGAACGGTAACAAAGAGTTAATTGACGCATTAAACCAGATTGAAAGAGAAAAAGATATCAGTAAGGATATTCTGTTAGAAGCCATGGAGAACTCGCTGGTGGCTGCCTGTAAGAATCACTTTGGCAAGGCAGACAACATCAAAGTTAACATAAATAGAGAATCAGGTGCTGTAAATGTCTATGCTGAAAGAGAGATTGTAGAGACAGTAACAGATCCGGTTACTCAGATAAGTGTTGTGGAAGCCAGATTGAAATTCCCCAGAAATGATATCGGTGACATCGTTAGTGTGGAAGTAACTCCTAAGAATTTTGGACGTATTGCTGCCCAGAAAGCAAAACAGGTAGTGGTACAAAAGATCAGGGAAGAAGAAAGAAAGGTACTATACAACCAATATTACAGTAAAGAAAAAGATGTGGTGACCGGTATTGTACAGCGTTATGTAGGAAATAATGTAAGTATTAATCTGGGAAAGGTAGATGCTGTGCTTGCTGAAAATGAGCAGGTAAAGGGAGAGCATTTCAGACCCACCGACCGAATAAAATTATATGTTCTGGAAGTAAAGGATACTACGAAAGGCCCTAAAATCACCGTATCCAGAACCCATCCGGAATTGGTGAAGAGATTATTTGAATCAGAAGTAGCAGAAGTTAAGGACGGAACCGTAGAAATCAAGAGTATTTCCAGAGAATCCGGCTCCAGAACAAAGATAGCGGTTTATTCCAATAATCCGGATGTAGATCCTGTCGGTGCCTGTGTTGGTATCAACGGAGCCAGAGTAAATGCGATTGTAAATGAGCTCAGGGGAGAAAAGATTGATATTATCAATTGGAGTGAAGATCCGGCAATCCTCATAGAGAATGCTTTAAGCCCTGCAAAAGTTGTTGCGGTTTCTGTAGATGTAGCGGAAAAGAGCGCCCGTGTTATCGTACCGGATTATCAGCTCTCTTTAGCTATCGGTAAGGAAGGACAGAATGCACGTCTGGCAGCAAGATTAACAGGATTTAAGATTGACATCAAGAGCGAGACCCAGGCTGACGAAATTGGATGGTAA
- the rimP gene encoding ribosome maturation factor RimP, whose amino-acid sequence MAKKEEYEQKTERLLEPIMSEHHFEVVDVEYVKEGSNWYLRAYIDKPGGITVDDCELVSRALSDLLDKHDFIPDAYILEVSSPGLGRQLKKEKDFKRSLGEEVDVKLYKAIEKQKQFTGILKAYDEEKITLEFEEGETLEIPRQNISLIRLAFDF is encoded by the coding sequence ATGGCAAAGAAAGAAGAATATGAACAGAAAACAGAGCGGTTGTTAGAGCCTATCATGTCCGAACATCATTTTGAAGTAGTGGATGTGGAATATGTAAAGGAAGGAAGCAACTGGTATCTAAGGGCTTACATCGATAAACCCGGAGGAATCACCGTAGATGACTGCGAATTAGTCAGTAGGGCATTAAGTGATTTATTGGATAAGCATGATTTTATACCGGATGCCTATATTTTAGAAGTCAGCTCACCAGGCCTTGGAAGACAGCTTAAGAAGGAAAAAGATTTTAAGAGAAGCCTTGGCGAAGAAGTGGATGTAAAGCTTTATAAGGCAATTGAAAAACAGAAGCAATTCACAGGTATTTTAAAGGCTTATGACGAAGAGAAGATTACACTGGAATTTGAAGAGGGTGAGACATTAGAAATCCCAAGGCAAAATATTTCCTTAATACGCCTTGCATTCGATTTTTAA
- the hisIE gene encoding bifunctional phosphoribosyl-AMP cyclohydrolase/phosphoribosyl-ATP diphosphatase HisIE — translation MEKKIIPWIVYDRDNAEEFLKQGAEFEAYGADELYIKCDSKDYTEKEEFLKASGELAKQVDIPIIINYKLERFEDVKKALYTGAKAMAVNAWDFMEDSLSVGAGEIEELTTVKALKEASARFGKDRIYLVINEKTENSLIESVKEFVSAIIVDNNWKDFVPKSELPVYIQITEPIQQENEAKDRSQELFKLTKQALLEENTLGILTDFSQREELNAFKRNLKAEGILVNTYESSIPFSEMKKNNDGLLPVVVQDYKTKEVLMVAYMNEEAYNMTVETGKMTYYSRSRSKLWIKGETSGHFQYVKSLTVDCDKDTLLAKVRQIGPACHTGSPTCFFEETYKKPYDDINPLTVLDEVFQVIIDRKEHPKEGSYTNYLFDKGIDKILKKCGEEAAEIIIAAKNPDSSELKYEISDFLYHMMVLMAECGLDWKDIIKELAHRR, via the coding sequence ATGGAGAAGAAAATAATACCATGGATTGTTTATGATAGAGATAATGCAGAGGAATTTCTAAAGCAGGGAGCAGAGTTTGAAGCCTACGGTGCAGATGAACTCTATATTAAATGCGACTCTAAAGATTATACTGAGAAGGAGGAATTCTTAAAGGCTTCTGGGGAGCTGGCGAAACAGGTAGATATCCCGATTATAATAAATTATAAACTGGAACGTTTTGAAGACGTAAAAAAGGCTCTTTATACGGGAGCAAAAGCCATGGCAGTGAATGCATGGGACTTCATGGAGGATAGTTTGTCAGTCGGAGCTGGAGAGATAGAGGAGCTTACGACTGTAAAAGCGTTAAAGGAAGCTTCAGCACGCTTCGGAAAAGATAGAATTTATCTTGTTATTAACGAAAAAACTGAAAACAGCCTGATAGAGTCAGTAAAAGAGTTTGTATCAGCTATTATAGTAGATAATAATTGGAAGGACTTCGTTCCTAAGTCAGAGCTTCCGGTATATATACAAATAACTGAACCGATACAGCAGGAGAATGAAGCCAAAGACAGAAGTCAGGAACTCTTTAAGCTCACAAAGCAGGCTCTTTTGGAGGAGAATACCCTGGGTATTCTTACAGACTTCTCTCAGAGGGAGGAGTTAAATGCTTTTAAGAGAAACTTAAAGGCAGAGGGTATCCTGGTTAACACCTATGAAAGCAGTATACCCTTTTCGGAAATGAAGAAGAACAATGACGGGCTTTTGCCGGTAGTAGTCCAGGATTATAAAACGAAGGAAGTCCTGATGGTGGCCTATATGAATGAGGAAGCCTATAATATGACGGTAGAAACGGGAAAAATGACGTATTATAGCAGAAGCCGCAGCAAACTATGGATAAAAGGTGAGACTTCCGGTCATTTCCAGTATGTTAAATCCCTGACAGTGGATTGCGATAAAGATACACTTCTTGCGAAAGTACGTCAAATTGGGCCTGCCTGCCATACCGGAAGTCCTACCTGCTTTTTTGAAGAAACTTATAAGAAACCTTACGATGATATTAATCCGCTTACCGTATTAGATGAGGTCTTTCAAGTCATTATAGACCGTAAAGAGCATCCCAAAGAAGGTTCCTATACCAATTATCTTTTTGATAAGGGCATTGATAAGATACTAAAGAAGTGCGGGGAAGAGGCAGCGGAAATCATAATCGCCGCCAAGAATCCGGATTCCTCAGAGCTTAAATACGAAATATCCGACTTTTTGTACCACATGATGGTGCTCATGGCAGAATGCGGACTGGACTGGAAAGATATAATAAAGGAATTGGCTCATAGGCGGTAA
- the hisB gene encoding imidazoleglycerol-phosphate dehydratase HisB, giving the protein MERISRINRKTKETDITLTINLDGTGEGKINTGIGFFDHMLEGFAKHGFFDLEVTAIGDLYVDGHHTVEDTGIVLGQAIRQALGEKKGIKRFGNFMLPMDESLVVCAIDLSGRPYLVCELGELAPMVGELDTQLIQEFFYALSYSAGMNLHIKKIHGSNTHHIIEAAFKAFAKALDEAASSDSRIKDVLSTKGMIEK; this is encoded by the coding sequence ATGGAAAGAATAAGCAGGATAAACAGGAAAACAAAAGAAACAGATATAACCCTTACAATTAATCTGGATGGAACCGGAGAAGGAAAGATAAATACCGGAATCGGCTTCTTTGATCATATGCTGGAGGGATTTGCAAAGCACGGTTTCTTTGACTTGGAAGTAACTGCAATTGGGGATCTGTATGTGGATGGACACCATACCGTAGAAGATACCGGTATTGTATTAGGTCAGGCAATCCGACAGGCTTTGGGTGAGAAGAAAGGGATTAAAAGGTTTGGGAACTTTATGCTTCCCATGGATGAATCTCTCGTTGTATGTGCTATAGATTTATCCGGCAGGCCTTATCTGGTCTGTGAGCTTGGAGAGCTTGCACCTATGGTGGGAGAACTTGATACGCAATTGATTCAGGAGTTCTTCTATGCCTTATCCTATAGTGCCGGTATGAATCTTCATATTAAGAAGATTCACGGCAGCAATACACATCACATTATTGAAGCAGCTTTTAAAGCTTTTGCCAAGGCACTGGATGAAGCAGCTTCTTCTGACAGCAGGATAAAGGATGTGCTTTCTACGAAAGGAATGATAGAAAAGTAA
- the hisD gene encoding histidinol dehydrogenase: MRIAKLEKEIKEDILKNLLKRSPNQYETYEKAVMEIIEEVKINRDAALFEYTKRFDKADINETTIRVTSEEIEEAYRLIDPKVVEVIRKSAENIRAYHIKQKQYSWFDSEPNGIILGQKVTPLAAVGVYVPGGKAAYPSSVLMNVIPAKVAGVKRIAMTTPPDSEGKIYAGTLVAAKEAGVTEIYKAGGAQAIAALAHGTESIQKVDKIVGPGNIYVALAKKAVYGHVSIDSIAGPSEILVLADESANPRYVAADLLSQAEHDELASAILITTSEALAYQVSDEIKRFTAVLSRKEIIEKSLENYGYILIASDMEEAVVTANEIASEHLEILTKDPFSIMTKIQNAGAIFLGEYSSEPLGDYYAGPNHVLPTNGTAKFFSPLSVDDYIKKSSIISYSKEALEPVYQDIIRFAKAEGLTAHANSIAVRFEEEE, translated from the coding sequence ATGAGGATAGCAAAGCTAGAAAAAGAGATAAAAGAAGATATTCTGAAGAATCTTTTAAAAAGAAGTCCCAACCAGTATGAGACCTATGAAAAGGCAGTAATGGAAATCATAGAGGAAGTAAAAATCAATAGAGATGCTGCCCTTTTTGAATATACCAAGCGTTTTGATAAGGCTGATATCAACGAAACGACTATCCGTGTAACCTCGGAAGAAATAGAAGAAGCCTATCGTCTGATTGACCCAAAGGTTGTTGAGGTTATTCGAAAATCTGCCGAGAATATCAGGGCTTATCATATAAAGCAAAAACAATACAGCTGGTTTGACAGTGAACCAAACGGTATTATTCTGGGACAAAAGGTTACTCCGTTAGCAGCAGTCGGGGTTTATGTACCTGGTGGTAAGGCAGCGTATCCCTCCTCTGTATTAATGAATGTAATCCCTGCTAAAGTAGCAGGTGTTAAGAGAATTGCCATGACCACCCCGCCGGACAGCGAAGGAAAGATTTATGCCGGAACCCTTGTTGCCGCAAAAGAAGCTGGTGTTACGGAAATCTATAAGGCAGGCGGTGCCCAGGCTATAGCAGCCCTTGCCCATGGCACTGAGTCTATACAAAAGGTTGATAAGATTGTAGGACCCGGTAATATCTATGTTGCATTGGCAAAAAAAGCAGTCTATGGGCATGTAAGTATTGATTCTATTGCAGGCCCCAGTGAGATTCTGGTTCTTGCCGATGAGAGCGCTAATCCAAGATATGTAGCCGCGGACCTTTTGTCCCAGGCAGAGCATGATGAGTTAGCAAGTGCAATTCTAATCACGACCAGTGAAGCTTTAGCTTATCAGGTATCCGATGAAATCAAGAGATTTACTGCAGTGTTATCCAGAAAAGAAATTATCGAAAAGTCACTTGAGAATTACGGTTACATCCTAATAGCTTCTGACATGGAAGAGGCGGTGGTGACTGCCAATGAGATAGCTTCCGAACACCTGGAGATACTTACGAAGGACCCTTTTTCCATTATGACAAAGATACAGAATGCGGGAGCAATCTTTCTTGGAGAGTATAGCAGTGAACCTCTAGGCGACTACTATGCGGGTCCCAATCACGTTCTTCCTACCAATGGAACAGCAAAGTTTTTTTCACCATTGAGTGTGGATGATTATATTAAGAAATCCAGTATCATTTCTTATTCCAAAGAGGCTCTGGAACCGGTATATCAGGATATTATCCGCTTCGCCAAGGCGGAGGGACTTACTGCCCATGCCAATTCCATCGCAGTGCGTTTTGAAGAGGAGGAATAG
- the hisG gene encoding ATP phosphoribosyltransferase → MRYLTFALAKGRLAKKTMGILEQVGYTCEEMNDPDSRKLIFVNEEQKIKIFLAKANDVPTYVEYGAADIGVVGKDTILEEGRKLYEVIDLGFGKCRMCVAGPASARELLQHGELIRVATKYPNIAKDYFYNKKHQTVEIIKLNGSIELAPIVGLSEVIVDIVETGSTLRENGLEVLEEICPLSARMVVNQVSMKMEQERINKLIADLREVLARTK, encoded by the coding sequence ATGAGATATCTGACATTTGCACTGGCCAAAGGAAGGCTGGCAAAAAAGACAATGGGAATACTGGAGCAGGTAGGTTATACCTGTGAAGAAATGAATGATCCGGATTCCAGGAAATTGATATTTGTAAATGAAGAACAGAAAATTAAAATATTTTTAGCAAAAGCAAATGACGTCCCAACCTATGTGGAATACGGGGCAGCTGACATCGGGGTGGTCGGAAAGGACACCATCCTGGAAGAGGGGCGAAAGCTCTATGAGGTCATTGATTTAGGCTTTGGCAAGTGCCGCATGTGTGTGGCAGGACCTGCTTCAGCCAGAGAATTGCTGCAGCATGGTGAATTAATTCGTGTGGCAACCAAGTATCCCAACATTGCGAAGGATTATTTCTATAATAAAAAGCATCAGACCGTGGAAATCATCAAACTAAACGGCTCCATAGAACTTGCCCCTATTGTCGGATTATCAGAGGTTATTGTGGATATTGTTGAAACCGGTTCTACTCTAAGAGAAAACGGACTGGAAGTCCTGGAGGAGATATGTCCTCTCTCAGCCAGAATGGTGGTAAATCAGGTAAGTATGAAGATGGAACAGGAACGAATCAATAAGCTCATAGCGGATTTACGAGAAGTTCTTGCCAGAACAAAATAA
- the hisZ gene encoding ATP phosphoribosyltransferase regulatory subunit, giving the protein MKENFRGKSMPQIPSFNHKRRGTKAVKVMLLIPTGMDMNDKLLHTPEGVRDIYNHECERKLHIQRKLHHVMELHGFRDIQTPTFEFFEIFSQERGTVPQKDMYKFVDRDGNTLVLRPDITPSIARCAAKYYKEEKLPIRLCYMGSIFINNTSYQGKLKEATQLGAELINDPTVNADAEMIALTIECLLETGLTEFQVEIGEAGFFYGLTEEAGFTEEEEAQLRNLIEEKNMFGVEELLSEKEISEELKSAFLTLTELFGSTERLLEAKKITKNAKALKAIERLEEVYEILTLYGLEKYITFDLGMLSQYNYYTGIIFRAYTYGTGDIIASGGRYDNLVGQFGKEAPAIGIAILADQLMSALTRQKITIETNDNNTLILYRKAFQKTAISLANRFRSQNMNIELITFEEGDSLTEYKEYCKRNSIGGILFFEKEDFVEVINSQTGEINTAKLSEFLA; this is encoded by the coding sequence TTGAAAGAAAATTTTAGAGGAAAGAGTATGCCGCAGATTCCTTCTTTCAATCATAAGCGGCGGGGAACCAAAGCTGTCAAAGTGATGCTTTTGATTCCGACAGGTATGGATATGAACGATAAACTGTTGCATACACCGGAAGGTGTCAGAGATATTTACAACCATGAATGTGAGAGGAAGCTTCATATACAGAGGAAGCTCCATCATGTGATGGAACTTCACGGTTTTCGGGATATACAGACGCCAACCTTTGAATTCTTTGAAATTTTCAGCCAGGAGAGAGGTACTGTTCCTCAAAAGGATATGTACAAGTTCGTTGACAGAGACGGAAACACCCTGGTGCTAAGACCGGATATAACACCGTCTATTGCACGGTGTGCCGCTAAATATTACAAAGAAGAAAAGCTTCCCATTCGTCTGTGCTACATGGGAAGTATTTTTATAAATAACACCAGTTATCAGGGAAAGTTAAAGGAAGCTACCCAGCTTGGAGCGGAGCTTATCAATGATCCTACCGTTAATGCAGATGCGGAAATGATTGCATTAACCATTGAATGTCTGTTAGAAACCGGGCTAACAGAATTTCAAGTTGAAATCGGAGAAGCAGGTTTTTTCTATGGATTGACGGAGGAAGCCGGTTTTACAGAAGAGGAAGAAGCTCAGCTTCGAAATCTGATTGAAGAAAAGAATATGTTCGGAGTGGAAGAACTCCTGTCAGAAAAAGAAATCAGTGAGGAGTTAAAGAGTGCCTTTCTGACCCTTACTGAACTGTTTGGTTCCACAGAGCGGCTCTTGGAAGCAAAAAAAATCACAAAAAATGCAAAAGCATTAAAAGCTATCGAACGGTTAGAAGAAGTATATGAGATACTTACTCTATATGGACTAGAAAAATATATTACCTTTGACCTTGGAATGCTCAGCCAATACAATTACTATACCGGAATTATTTTTAGGGCTTATACCTATGGCACCGGAGATATCATTGCCAGCGGAGGAAGATATGATAATCTGGTTGGACAATTTGGTAAGGAAGCTCCGGCTATCGGAATCGCTATTTTGGCTGACCAGCTTATGTCAGCCCTTACAAGACAGAAAATTACAATAGAAACCAACGACAATAACACCTTAATACTGTACCGCAAAGCTTTTCAAAAAACAGCTATTTCCCTGGCGAACCGTTTTCGCAGTCAAAATATGAATATAGAACTTATCACTTTTGAAGAAGGGGACTCCCTTACAGAGTATAAGGAATATTGCAAAAGAAACAGTATAGGCGGTATCCTGTTCTTTGAAAAAGAAGATTTTGTAGAAGTAATTAATTCTCAAACCGGGGAGATTAACACAGCAAAGCTCTCGGAATTTTTAGCCTGA
- a CDS encoding Holliday junction resolvase RecU: MPSWNSRGLRGSALEELINLTNTKYREKNLALIQKIPTPITPITIDKENRHITLAYFEEKSTVDYIGTAQGIPVCFDAKECASDTFALQNVHEHQVEFMKDFEKQGGIAFLLIYYSKRNYYYYLPLKDLLVFWNRAKEGGRKSFRFEELDADNTISCMNSIYIHYLVNIAKDAQNREKQQSC, translated from the coding sequence ATGCCTTCATGGAATTCCAGAGGTCTTAGAGGCTCCGCACTGGAGGAACTGATAAACCTTACTAATACGAAATACAGGGAGAAAAATCTTGCTCTCATTCAGAAAATTCCTACACCTATAACACCCATTACGATAGACAAGGAAAACCGTCATATAACGCTGGCTTATTTTGAAGAGAAAAGTACGGTGGATTATATCGGTACAGCACAGGGAATCCCGGTATGTTTTGATGCCAAGGAATGTGCCAGTGATACCTTTGCCCTTCAGAATGTCCATGAACATCAGGTGGAATTTATGAAGGATTTTGAGAAACAAGGAGGGATTGCTTTTCTCTTAATCTATTATTCTAAAAGAAATTATTATTACTACTTACCCTTGAAGGATTTACTGGTATTCTGGAACCGGGCGAAAGAGGGAGGAAGAAAGAGCTTCCGTTTCGAAGAGCTTGATGCTGATAACACGATATCCTGCATGAACAGTATATACATACATTATCTGGTCAATATTGCGAAGGATGCACAAAACAGAGAAAAGCAGCAGTCTTGTTAA
- a CDS encoding RluA family pseudouridine synthase has product MKTIIAGKNEAGQRLDKLLFKVLKKAPKSFVYKMLRKKNITLNGKKAEGSEMVNTEDEIKLFLSEETLEKFSDNYSNPLPQISSEDGVPENLKENFQVVYEDANVLIVNKPAGMLSQKAKESDISLVEHVISYLLNTGCITPKELETFKPGICNRLDRNTSGLVAAGKTLAGLKTLSELFRERTLSKYYLCLVKGVVKEDKKITGFLIKDEKTNQVKVLAKAADNADYIETEYTPLQGNKDYTLLKVKLITGKTHQIRAHLSSIGCPIIGDGKYGDKNINDKFRQKFRLTHQLLHSYEMIFPKNIQGELSNLSGLQLTAELPDYFIRIIIACINKD; this is encoded by the coding sequence ATGAAGACTATTATAGCAGGTAAGAATGAAGCTGGGCAGCGTTTGGACAAATTACTGTTTAAAGTATTAAAAAAAGCTCCTAAAAGCTTTGTTTATAAAATGCTTCGTAAAAAGAACATAACCTTAAATGGAAAAAAGGCAGAAGGCTCTGAGATGGTTAATACAGAAGATGAAATAAAACTGTTCTTATCCGAGGAGACCCTTGAGAAGTTTTCTGATAATTATAGTAATCCCCTGCCGCAGATATCCTCTGAGGATGGGGTTCCTGAAAACCTCAAGGAAAATTTTCAGGTGGTCTATGAAGATGCCAATGTGCTAATCGTAAATAAGCCTGCAGGAATGCTCTCCCAAAAGGCGAAAGAATCAGATATTTCTCTGGTGGAACATGTAATTTCTTATCTGCTGAATACAGGATGTATTACACCAAAGGAGCTGGAGACCTTTAAACCCGGTATCTGTAACCGTCTTGACCGGAATACCAGCGGGTTGGTAGCGGCAGGAAAGACCTTAGCGGGATTAAAGACACTATCAGAACTTTTTAGGGAGAGAACCCTCTCAAAGTATTACCTCTGTCTTGTAAAAGGGGTGGTAAAAGAAGATAAAAAGATAACCGGTTTTCTTATAAAAGATGAGAAGACTAATCAGGTCAAAGTTCTTGCGAAAGCAGCAGATAATGCGGATTATATTGAGACGGAATATACCCCTCTCCAAGGCAATAAGGATTATACTCTGTTAAAGGTGAAATTAATCACCGGAAAGACCCATCAGATCAGAGCACATTTAAGCAGTATCGGCTGTCCCATTATAGGGGATGGCAAATACGGAGATAAGAACATAAATGATAAGTTTAGGCAGAAATTCAGACTAACCCACCAATTGCTCCATTCCTATGAGATGATATTTCCAAAGAATATACAGGGAGAACTTAGCAATCTTTCCGGTCTGCAGCTGACGGCTGAGCTTCCTGATTATTTTATCAGGATTATAATAGCATGTATAAATAAAGATTGA
- a CDS encoding HAD family hydrolase has translation MTLKKEIFQGIEAVLFDLDGTLIDSMWIWEDIDREYLGKFGIDLPDDLEEMVQGMSFSETAEYFKKRFHIPQPIEEIKAEWNRMAWDKYSNEVPLKEGVLAFLEELQQQGIRMGIATSNSKELVELVISKLGVKEYFHSIRTSCEVAKGKPSPDIYELVARDLGAAAENCLVFEDIIQGIQAGKNAGMRVCGVYDKNSERDAVRKREEADYYINSYLELA, from the coding sequence ATGACATTAAAAAAGGAGATATTTCAAGGGATAGAAGCGGTTCTGTTTGATTTGGACGGAACCTTAATAGACTCCATGTGGATATGGGAGGATATAGACAGAGAATATCTTGGGAAGTTTGGGATAGATTTACCTGATGACCTGGAGGAAATGGTTCAGGGAATGAGCTTTTCAGAAACAGCGGAGTATTTTAAGAAACGCTTTCATATTCCTCAGCCCATAGAGGAAATCAAGGCGGAATGGAATAGGATGGCATGGGATAAGTACTCCAATGAAGTGCCTTTAAAAGAAGGAGTGCTGGCTTTTTTAGAAGAATTGCAGCAACAGGGAATTCGCATGGGCATAGCCACCAGCAATTCAAAAGAATTGGTGGAGCTCGTTATCTCAAAGTTGGGGGTAAAGGAGTATTTTCATTCCATCAGAACTTCTTGTGAGGTGGCAAAAGGAAAACCCTCCCCGGATATCTACGAACTGGTTGCAAGGGATTTAGGTGCAGCAGCAGAAAACTGCCTGGTATTTGAGGATATTATTCAAGGGATACAAGCCGGAAAAAACGCAGGGATGCGAGTATGCGGTGTTTATGATAAAAATTCGGAGAGAGATGCTGTAAGGAAAAGAGAAGAAGCAGATTATTATATCAATTCTTATCTGGAGTTAGCATGA
- a CDS encoding pseudouridine synthase, with the protein MGEYLRLDKYLADMGIGTRSEVKGYIRKGRVKINGQVAKQPESKITSEDKITFDERVISYIVTEYFMLNKPAGVVSASRDKFASTVVDLIEEGKRKDLFPVGRLDKDTEGLLIITNDGDLAHRLLSPKKHVKKLYFARVQGRVAEADINRFQEGINLEEDFTTLPAELEIISSGEESEVLVTISEGKFHQIKRMFEAVGKEVLYLKRLQMGTLALDESLNPGEYRKLTDEEIQLLQNQH; encoded by the coding sequence ATGGGTGAATATCTTCGTTTGGATAAATATCTTGCAGATATGGGAATTGGTACCCGTAGTGAGGTAAAAGGTTATATCAGAAAAGGTCGTGTGAAAATAAACGGGCAGGTGGCAAAGCAGCCTGAAAGTAAAATCACTTCAGAAGATAAGATTACCTTTGATGAAAGAGTCATTTCTTATATAGTGACAGAGTACTTTATGTTAAATAAACCGGCAGGAGTAGTCTCTGCCAGTAGAGATAAATTTGCTTCCACTGTGGTGGATTTGATTGAAGAAGGAAAGAGAAAGGATCTTTTTCCTGTGGGAAGACTGGATAAAGACACGGAAGGGCTTTTAATTATTACAAACGACGGAGATCTTGCACATAGATTACTCTCACCTAAGAAACATGTAAAAAAGTTATATTTTGCCAGAGTACAGGGACGAGTAGCAGAGGCAGATATTAATAGATTTCAGGAAGGCATAAATCTGGAAGAGGACTTTACGACTCTCCCGGCTGAATTGGAGATTATAAGTTCTGGGGAAGAGTCAGAGGTCCTTGTTACCATCAGCGAAGGCAAATTTCACCAGATAAAGCGAATGTTTGAAGCGGTGGGAAAGGAAGTCCTTTATTTAAAACGATTACAGATGGGAACACTTGCTCTGGATGAAAGCTTAAACCCGGGAGAATATAGAAAGCTTACCGATGAAGAAATACAGCTATTGCAAAATCAGCATTGA